The genomic stretch CCGGCCACGAGTTCAGCCATGTTGCCCACCGCGACACCCTGATCAACATGCGGCTCTCCTGCGCCGTGGCGGGCGTGATGCTGATCGCCCTGATCGGCCGCGTCATGCTGCAGGTGGCCGGGCGCGTCGCGACTTCCCCCGTCGTCTCCAGGGGAAAGAATGACAAGGGCGGTGCGGCGGCCGGATTCCTCGCGATCGGACTCGCACTGCTGGTCGTCGGCGGCATCGGCGCCTTCTTCGGACGCATCCTGCAGGCCGCGGTCAGCCGCCAGCGCGAGTTCCTCGCCGACGCCTCCGCGGTGCAGTATTCGCGGAACCCCGCGGGCATCGCCGCGGCGCTGAGGAAAATAGGCTCGCTCCCCTTCGCGCCGATCAAGGCGACCAGCGCCTCCGGACTGAACCACTTCTTCTTCTCCAAGTCGATTCATTCCTGGCTCTCCTCCCATCCGCCGCTGGCGGAGCGCATCCGGCGGATCGAGCAGACGGGTTTCGTCGACGAAATCTCCGGCGCGCGATCGCAGCCCTCGCCGATCGCTTCGGCGGCCCAGACCGCCACGGCGCAGAGCGCGTCGCTTGTCGGAGGAAGCGCCGTCACCATCGCGAGAATCCACGACGCCGTCGCCGCCAGCGCCATTCCCAAGGAATCGCTTGACCGGGCCCGCACATTGATGGGGCAGATTCCCGCCGGCCTGCGCGATGCGGCCCGCGAACCGCTCGATGTCCAGGCGGTGCTTCTGCTGCTGGTCACCGGTTCCGCCGCACGCTCGAAAATTCGATCGCTGGTGCAGAAGCAGCTCGGCGATCCCATGGCCGAGTGCTGGGACCGGATCGCGCCGCTGATGGCCAATCTTCCCGACGAGATCCGCCTCGTCGTGCTGGATCTCTGCGTGCCCACGCTGACGCACCTCTCCAAGCAGCAGTATCTGGCCTTTCGCGCGGCGCTCACCGAAGCGATTCGCTCCGACGGCCAGATCGACCTCTTCGAGTGGATGCTGCAGGCCGTGCTCACCCGCAGGATCGAGACTCGATTCGGCGCCCTCCCCTCAAGGCCGGGGCGCTACTCGCTGGCGAATTGTTCCAAGGAAATACGGATCGCGCTGGGCACGCTGGCCAACGCCGGTGGCGCCGCACAGGCGCCGCAGGCCTTCGCCCGCGGCATCGCCGAGTGCGATCTGGAGGGAATGTCGTTTCCGAATGCCTCCGAGTGCACGCTCGATGCGCTGCATCTTTCACTTGAGCGGCTGGACGAAGTCGCGCCGCACGACCGCGAAATGCTCGCCCGGGCCTTGATCTCCACCGCCACCTCCGATGGCACGTTCACCACGCAGGAACTGCTCCTGCTGCGGGCCTTCTCGGCGCGGCTGGATGTGCCCCTGCCGATGCTCTCGCCGTAAGATGCCGCCGTGATGCGCCGCACACTTCTCGCGACAACGATGTTCCTGCTGCTGGTCGCCTGCGCCTCGGCGCGGCCCAAGCCGGTCGAGGCTGTCGAGGGCCGCATGCCCCAGCTTGTGGGCCGCTGGATCTTCTCTCCCGGCGACAGCACGCTGTCGCACGATTCCAAGGCCGCCGAGGGCGAGGAGGCGATCGAGAGCCCGATCGGCGCCACGCTCTCTCTGGGCGAGGGTGGAGTCATGACGGCCCGCGCCGGCGAATTCGTGCGCCGCGGCACCTGGAAAATTGTCAATGGCATGCTCCGGATGATCATCGATCCCCCGCCGGAGCGGCGCGAATTGTCGATGACTCCGCTGGTCGAGGTCGACCGGCTCACGCTGACGGGCTCCGACGGCGCCATCCTGGTCTATCAGCGCGATCCCTTTGTGGCGATTCCAGGCGCCGCAATGCCTGCAGCCACAGTTCCCGCTGCCGCCGCGACTCCGCACGCCAAATGAAAGACCGATTCGAACATGCGAATTGATCCCCGTCCGCAGATCTGGGTCATTCGACACGCCGAGACGGAATGGAGCCTCAACGGCCGGCACACCGGGCGCACCGACATTCCGCTGACCGCGCGCGGCGACGAGGCGGCGCGAGAGTTGAAACCCTGGATCGACAAGGTTGCGTTTGGAACCGTCCTGTCCAGTCCGCGCGCCCGCGCCCTGCGCACCGCCGATCTCTGCGGGCTGGGCAAGCAGGTTGCGATCGAACCTCTGCTGGCCGAGTGGGACTATGGCGACTTCGAGGGATGGACCTCGCTGGAGATCGCCGCCAAGAATCCCGGCTGGGATCTCTGGCACAATGGCTGCCCCGGCGGCGAGCAGCTGTCCGATGTTCATGATCGCGCCGAACAATTGCTGGATCGCTGCAGGGACATGACGGGAAACATCGCCCTCTTCACCCACGGCCACTTCGCGCGGGTGCTCATCGCCACCTGGCTTGAATTGCCCGTCACCCGCGGCCGCAGCTTCGCCATCCGCGCCGGCAGCGTGAACGTGCTCGGCTGGGAGCACATCAACAAAGTCATCTGGAGCATGGGCGCCGTTCCCTCGGGACCGGGAGTCGGGCGATGAGTCCGGATGCGCGAGATCCGCTGCGGCTGGAGTATTCGAATGGCGGCGTTGTGGGGGCTTCGGATAATTCCGTGGCCGCGATCACCCTGAATGATCCCGACCGACACAACGCGCTGGGTCGCTCCATGTTCGACGCGCTCGAGCGGGCATTGGCGGATGTCCAGAGGAATTGCGGAATGACTCTGGGCGATCTCGCCGCAAATCCGGATTTTTCCGCGGACGCGCCGACGCGCGTCGTGGTGCTCTGCGCCAAGGGTCTTTCCTTCTGCTCCGGATTCGACCTTCGCACCGTGGCAAACGACGCGGATCCCGCCCAACCCGTGCTGGCGGACTTTCTGAGCAGGCTCAATCGCTGCATTGAAACCTTGTCCCAGCTTCCCGCAATCACCATCGCCGCTGTCCAGGGCGTGGCGCTGGCGGGCGGCTGCGCATTGGTTTCCGCCTGCGATTTCGTCATCGCCACACCGAACGCTCAATTCGGATATCCGACTCATGCCATCGGCCTGTCGCCGGCCGTCAGCGGCCCGACGCTCGCCTCGCGCGTGGGTCTTGGCCCGGCGCGCCGACTGATGCTGGGCGGACAGCTGGTCGACGGCACGCGGGCTTTCGAGATTGGACTCGCTTCCCAGTTGGTCGCGACCACGCTCGAAAAGGAAACCGAGGCGCTCACGGGTGCGCTTCTCAGCAAGGGGCCACACGCGCTTCGGGCGACCAAGTGGTGGCTGCGGCAACTCGATCCCCTGGTTCAAAAATCGCATCGGGCCAACTCACTGGCGGCGAGCCTTTCCGGAGTTGGTGGAAGCGAGAGCATCGATCGCGTTGCCGCCATCTGGAAGAAGCGCGCGTCGGACGCGTAGCAGATCGCCCCGGGCATTCGCTACTCTTTCACGCATGGGCGAGCTGGTCAAGAGCAACTTCACTGCGGGCGCGGGCATTGTTGAGCTCACCCTGAATCGCCCCGACGCCCGCAACGCGCTGAGCTTTGAACTGGTCCAGGAGCTCGAGGCCGCCGTCGCTGCGGTCGCCTCCAATGCCGCGGCGCGAGTTCTCATTCTGCGCGGCGAGGGAAAGTCATTCTGCGCCGGCATGGATCTGCGCGGCGTGCTTGACGACGCCAAGAAGATGGGCCTGATGCTGCATGGGCTGGCCCGCATCGAGCTCGCACTTCGCAAGCTTTCCATTCCGGTGATCGCAGCCGTGCAAGGCGCGGCGATCGGTGGTGGATGCGGTCTGGTGGTCGCCGCTGATTTCGCCATCACGCACGCGGAGGCGAAGCTGGGCTACCCCGAGGTCGGTTTGGGCGTCTGCCCCGCGGTGGTCGCACCCTTCCTGATCTCGAAGATCGGCGCCGGCCGCGCCCGCGCGATGCTGCTCGCGGGCGGCCTGATCAACGGCACCGAAGCGGTGCGCATCGGACTGGCAACCCATCTGGCCCCGACTGATCAGATTGACGCAACGGCGCGCGAGCTTGCAACCAAGCTGGCCGGCGGTGGACCCAAAGCGATGGGCGCGACCAAGCGCAGCCTGCACGAGCTCGACGAATTGCTCAACGACACCGTCCTCTCCAAGGCCGCGGAACTTTCCGCCAGCCTCATCGCCGGACGCGAGGCCCAGGAGCGGCTGCGCGCCCGATTCGCCCCCGCCCCGAAGTGAACCATGGATCAGACTCCGCTTCCCGTTGAAATTCGTCCGGACCAGATTGCCGTGCTGTCGCTCATTCCCAATCCCGCGAAGCCGCGCGGCGGCGTGGTGGTGCTCGACCGCTGGCTGATCGATGCGCTGGACCACTCACTGCAGAGCCTGGCCAAGCAACCGCTGCGCGGACTGGTCCTTCGCAGCGCCAGCGATCGCGTCTTCGTCGCCGGCGCGGACCTCGCGGAAATCGACGCCCTCAACGACGCCGACCTCGACGGCTATCTGCGGGCGGGTTCGGTGGCCTTCGGCCGGATCAACAAGCTACCCTTCGCCAGCGCCGCTCTCATTCACAAGGCGGCCCTTGGCGGCGGTCTCGAGCTGGCCATGCATTGCGACGCGCTGGTCGGCGCGACTCCCGCGGCCGGCGAAAAAAGCTGGAAGGTCGGGCTGCCCGAATGCGGTCTGGGCATTTGTCCGGGCTGGGGCGGCACGATGATGCTCGCGGCCCGCATCGACGCCGCGAAGGCGATCCCGGCCACCTGTGCCGGCGCGCCCTTCGATGCCGCGGACATTCCCCCCGGCCTTTTCGCTGCGCACTATGCGGCGAATGAAAATGGAGTCGAAGCCGCCGCATCCTGGATCCGCGCCCATCCGCGAACAACGCCCCGCGCCACGCCGATCTCCGTCGCCGATCCCGCGCTGCGCGACCGCGCTAGCGCCGCGCTGCAAAGCGTCGCAAATGATCTTCCCAAGACCGCCGCCTCCCGCGCCGTGGTCGACTCCATCGAGGCAGGAATCCATGGCGGCTTCGACGCCGGCGTGGCGCGCGAGCAGAAGCACTTGATTGCGTTGCGGCATACTCCCGAGGCCCGCGCCAAGCTCGAAGCCTTTTTGAAGCGATAAGCGCTGCCGCCTCCGCCGGCTGCATGCATATTTATGAATTCCTTGCATTACGCGCACATTCCGGGGTTGATCCCCCACTCCGACGCGTGTTGAATAGGCTTCCCGCCGCCGCACCATTCCAGGAGATCGATCATGACCGCCACCAATCTTGCCAAAGACCTGAAGAACCTCTCCGAGAAGGATCGCAAGCAGATCGAGCAGGCGCAGGAAATGATCGGGCCCGATCCCACCAAGATGGGGCTGGTCAAGAACTATTTCTGGGGAAATTTCCGCGAGAGCGTCGCCTTCCCCTACCCCGAGAGCTCCGCCGAGGAGACCGCCCGCTGCGACCAGCTGCTGGCGGCGCTTGAGCAATACCTCAAGAGCGAGCATCCCGCGATCGAGATCGACCAGAAGCAGGAGATCCCGGAGTGGGTGGTGCGCAAACTCTTCGAGCTCGGCGCGCTGGGCATGACCATCCCCAAGAACCACGGCGGCGGTGGCTTCGGCATCACCAGCTACAACCGCTCGCTCGAGCTCATTGGCCGCTACTGCGGCAGCACGGCCGTCATGGTCAGCGCCCACCAGAGCATCGGCTGCAAGGCGCTCATGCTCTTCGGCAACGAGAAGCAGAAGGCCACCTTCCTGCCGCGCATGGCCAAGGACACCCTCTCGGCGTTCTGCCTGAGCGAGCCCAACGTCGGCTGCGACGCGGGCGGCCAGGAGACGCACTGCGAGATCAGCCCCTGCGGAAACTTCTACATCCTCAACGGCGAAAAGAAGTGGGCCACCAGCGCCGCCCTCGCCGGCTTCTTCACCGTGATGACCAAGCAGCGCATCAAGGACCCGAAGTCTGGAAAAGAAAAAGACGCGGTGACCGCCCTCATCTGCACCCCCGACATGGATGGCGTGGAGATCTTCAGCCGCAACCGCTCCAAGTGCGGCATCCGCGGCACCTGGCAGGCCCGCATCCGATTCACCAACGTCAAGGTTCCCAAGGAGAATCTGCTCCACAAGGAGGGCGGCGGCCTGAAGGTGGCGCTCTCCTGCCTGAACTACGGCCGCTGCACGCTCAGTGCCGGCATGCTCGGCGGCGCCGCTTACTCCTACGAGCAGGCCTGCAAGTGGGCGAAGTACCGCTACCAGTTCGACCGGCCCATCGGTGAATTCGACCTGATCCAGGAAAAGATCGCCCGCATGGGCGCGCGGCTCTACGCCATGGATGCGATCCTCTACATGACCACCGGATTCCTGGACCGCCACGACGAGGACATCATGCTGGAGACCGCGATGTGCAAGGTCTTCTGCAGCGAGATGGGCTTCCGCATCGTCGACGACACCATGCAGATCATGGGCGGCGAGAGCTACATCAGCGAGAACGGCGTGGAGCGCATCTGGCGCGACTCGCGCATCAACATCATCGTGGAAGGCGCCAACGAGGTCATGCACAGCTTCATCTTCGCCTACGGCTCGAAGCAGTTGGGCGAGTGGATGCTCTCCGTCCGCTCCAACCCCTTCAAGGCGATCGGCAGCGCCATGAAGATCGGCAGCGAGGTCTATCTTGGCGTCCGCGGCGGCCTTCCCAAGATCGAGAAGCTGCACCCGCGCCTGCGCCGCTTCGGCTACGCCGTCATGCAGCGCATCCGCGAGCATGGCCACCAGGTCAAGCTGGCCTTCAAGGAGCACGAGGAGAAGCTGGTCTCCAACCAGACCGTGCAGATGCGCCTCTCCATGTGCGCTCTGTGGATCCACGCCATGGTCTGCTCGCTCAGCAAGCTCGACCGCGCCCTGCGCCACGGCCTGGAGGGCGAGGCGCTGCAGCACGACCTGGCCATGGTTGAGCATCTGGTGGCGATGGCGGAGCTGGAGATCGACGCGGAAATCCGCGCCCTGCACCACAACACCGACCAGACCATGAAGCGGGCGGCCGCGGCGGCGATGAAGCGCTCCGATCTGCTGCCCAACGGCGCCTACTCCATCCCCGAGCGCACGCTTGACCTGAAGGCACGCGGCACCGGACAGAAATTCAACCAGACCCACATCCCGCAGTTCGGCTCGGGAAGCACTTTCAAGGGCCAGAAGATCGGCTCGTAAGATCGCGGCGGCATTGTTGTCTCACCACCCCACACAGAGGAATCGCTCATGAAACTTTTCGAAATGCTCGAGGCTCACGGACACGAACGGCTGACCTTCCACCACGATCCGGCCACGGGCCTCCGCGCCATCATCGCGATCCACAGCACCGTGCTGGGCAACGCCCTGGGCGGGACGCGCCGCTGGGCCTACGCCGACGAGGCTGAGGCGATCCGCGACGTGCTGCGCCTCTCCGAGGGCATGACCTACAAGTCCGCCGCCGCCGACCTGCCGATGGGCGGCGCCAAGAGCGTGATCCTGGCCAAGCCGGGGCAGACCGCGACTCGGGCCGAGGGGCTCGCCATGGGCCGCTTCGTCGACACCATGAACGGCACCTACATCGCCGCTGAAGATGTCGGCGTGACGCCGCAGTTCTGCGACTGGATGGCCGAGGAGAGCCAGCATGTGATGGGCGGCGAGACCGTCAGCCACGGCGGAGACCCGAGTCCCTACACGGCGCAGGGCTGCTTCAACGCGATGAAGGCCTGCCTCAAGCACCTGGGCCGCAAGGTCGATTTCGCCGGCCTGACCGTCGGCGTGCAGGGTGTCGGCGCCACCGGCTACCGCGTGGCCAAGCTCTGCAAGGAAGCCGGCGCCAAGGTCATCGCCAGCGATGTCAATCGCGGCGCGCTGGAGAAGGCCGTCAAGGAGTTGGGCATCTCCGCCGTCGGCGAGAGCGAAAACATCTTCAACACCAAGGTGGACATCCTCGCCCCCTGCGCCCTGGGCGGCGTGCTGGATGACCGCACCATCACGCACCTGAAGTGTGAAATGGTCTGCGGCACCGCCAACAACCAGTTGCTCCACGCGATCGACGATGGCGCCCGCCTGAAGAAGTGCGGCATCCTCTACGGGCCGGACTTTGTGGTGAACGCGGGCGGCCTGATCCGCCTGGCCGGCCTCTACCTCGGCATGACCGAATCGCAGATCAACCAGAAGATCGAGCAGATCGAGCACACCACGACCTCCGTGTTCAAGGAGGCCGCCCACGCCCACAGCACCCACGAGGCCGCCGTCTCCTACGCCAAGCGCCGCATCGAGCAGGGACGCAAGACTCCCACGACACCCAAGCGGGTCGCCACCACCGCATGAGGAACGCAGCGACGCCCGGTACACTTTTCACCTAAGCCGCGGTTGCCTTCGCAACACGCCGCCCGTCTCGAGGACATCGCCATGCCGATCAAGAGTGCTTTCACCACCTCCATTGACCACGTCTCCATCCTCGACGCCGAGGCCCGCTTCGACGAGAAGCTCGGCGCGGGCCTGATCCCCGACGCGGACCTGGTCAAGCTCTACGAGCACATGTGCATCTGCCGCCAACTGGACGAGGTGGCCTTTAAGCTGCAGCGCTCCGGCCGCATGGGCACCTTCCCGCAGAACATGGGCCAGGAGGCCACCAGCATGGGCGCGGCCTACGCGCTGGAGAAGACTGACTGGCTGGTGCCCTGCTACCGCGAGAACGCCGGATTGATCTGGCGCGGCATGCCGATGGAAATGATTTTGCTGCACTGGATGGGCGACGAGCGCGGCAACGCAATTCCGCGCGAACTGCACTGCATGCCGCTGGCGATCCCGATCGGGACGCAGATGCTGCACGCCACCGGCCTGGCCTGGGCCGCCAAGTATCGCGGCGAGAAGCGCCTGGCCTGCACCTTCTTCGGCGACGGTGCAACGAGCGAAGGCGACTTCCACGAGGCGATGAACTTCGCGGCCAACCTGGACATTCCGGTGATCTTCTTCTGCCAAAACAACTTCTGGGCGATCAGTGTGCCGGGCAAGATTCAGTGCTCCGCCCCCACCATCGCTCAGCGCGCGGTCGCCTACGGCATGGACACCATCCAGTGCGACGGCAACGACATCTTCGCGGTGGTGCACTGCGTGCGCCAGGCCGCCAAGCTCGCCCGCGAGAAGGGCCGCCCCTTCTTCATCGAGGCAGTCACCTACCGCCTTGGCGATCACACCACCGCCGACGACGCCCGCCGCTACCGCGAGCAGGCCGAAGTGGATTCCTGGAAGGCGCGCGACCCGATCATCCGCATCCGCAAGTTCCTGACCGCGAAGAAGCTGTGGGACGATGCGAAGGAAGCGGCGCTCGCCGAGCGCGCCGAGCGCGAAGTCGCCGCCGCGGTCGAGCGCGCCGAGGGCATCGCCGCCCCCAATCGCACCGACTTCTTCAACCACATGTACGCGACCATCCCGCCCGACCTGGCCCTGCAGCGCGACACCGCGCAGACCCACGGCATCGGACAGGATCCATCCCAAATCGAAGGCGCGGTCATCGAGCTGCCCGCCAAGTCCGCTCACTAAGAGGCAACACAATGGCAAATCTCACACTGGTGCAGGCAATCAACTTGGCGCTCATCCAGGAAATGGAGCGCGACGACCGCGTGCTGATCCTCGGCGAGGATGTCGGCCCCAACGGCGGCGTCTTCCGCGTCACCGAGGGTCTGCACAAGCGCTTCGGCTCCAAGCGCGTGGTCGACACGCCGCTGGCCGAGAGCGGCATCATCGGCACCAGCATCGGCCTGGCCATCGCGGGCCTGCGCCCGATTCCGGAGATTCAGTTCGAGGGATTCCTGGGCCCCGCCTACGACCAGATCTGCAGCCACGCGGCCCGCATGCGCACCCGCACGCGCGGGGCGATGACCATTCCGCTGACGGTGCGCGTGCCGGTGGGCGGCGGCATCCACGCGCCGGAGCTCCACTCCGACAGCCCGGAGAGCATCTACATCCACCAGCCCGGCCTGAAGGTGGTCATGCCCAGCAGCCCCTATGACGCGAAGGGCCTGCTGATTTCCGCGATCCGCGATCCCGATCCCGTCATGTTCTTCGAGCCCAAGCGCATCTACCGCGCCTTCCGCGAGGAGGTGCCCGAGGACGAGTACACCCTGCCGCTGGGCAAGGCCCGCGTGGTCTGCGAGGGCGACGCGATGACGGTCGTGAGCTGGGGCTCCAGCGTGGTGCAGTGCATGCAGGCCATCGAGCGCAGCGGCCGGTCGATCGAACTGATTGATCTGCGCACTCTCTATCCCTTCGACATGGATGCGGTGGAGGCCAGCGTGAAGAAGACGGGCCGCTGCGTGATCGTGCATGAGGCCCCCAAGACCTGTGGCTTCGGCGCCGAAATCGCGGCCCGGATCATGGAGCGATGCTTCCTCTATCTGGAGTCCCCGGTGCAGCGCGTCGCCGGCTTCGACACCATCATGCCCTACTACAAGCTTGAGCTCGACTACATGCCCGACGCCGACCGCATCGCGCGGGCGATCGAAGAGACCGCCGCGTACTAATTGGAGAACTTCACATGGCTGGCGTAAAGCAACCCGACGACAAGAGTCACTTCATCCTTCCCGATCTGGGCGAGGGTGTCCACGAGGCCGAGCTGATCAAGTGGCGCGTGGCTGTCGGCGACACGGTGAAGGAACACCAGACCATGGCGGAGATGGAGACCGACAAGGCGCTGGTCGAAGTGCCCAGCCCGTGGGCCGGCGTGATCGGCGAGCTCTGCGGCAAGGCGGGCGACACCATCCTGGTCGGGAGCGTGCTGGTTCGCTATGCCAAGAGCGGGGCCTCTCCCGCCGGCACGGACCGGGTGGTTGCCGCGACCGCCGCCACGGCGGCCAAGAATCACACGGTGCCCGCGCCTGTCGCCCCGGTTTCGAACAATGAAGATGCCGGAACCGTGGTCGGAAACGTGAGCGGTTCGCTGGGCGTTCCCAGCCGATTCGCCCGCCAACCCGAACATGAAAGCGTTTCATCGGGGGCCTCGCGCTCCCTCGCCACTCCCGCGGTGCGCCGGATCGCCCGCGAACTGGGCGTCAACATCCAGCAGGTCCGCGGAACGGGCCGCGGCGGGCGCGTCACGGCGAGCGATATCCAGGCGGTGAGCAGCGGCGCCGCCGACGTCGCCCGCGAAACCACGGCCTCGCGCGTCACGGTGGCCCAGCCCATTGCGCGCTCCGCCCCAAGCGAATCGCCAGTGACCACCACCGCGATGGCGATCAACTATCCCTCCGTCTCCCGCGAGGGGGTCAAGGAGACCATCGCCTTCCGCGGCATCCGCCGCAAGATCGCCCAAGCCCTGGACCTTTCGGTGAAGACCGCGGTGCACTTCACCGTGGTCGACAGCGCCGACATCACCAAGCTCGACCGCAAGCGCCGCGAGTACGCGGCGGCGCTGGGATCGAAGCTGAGCATGCTGCCCTTCGTCATGCTGGCGGTCTGCAAGGCGCTGCGCAAGCACCCCACGCTCAACGCCAACGTGGACGACGCCAACGAGGAGATCCTGATCAAGGATCCGATCCATCTCGGCTGCGCCGTCGACACCGATCACGGACTCATGGTGCCGGTGCTCCGCAACGCGCAGACCAAGAGCGTCGGCGAGCTGGCCACGCTGGTGAAGCAGCTCGCCCAGTCCTGCAAGGAGCGCACCGTCGCCCGCGAGGACCTGGTCGGCGGAACCTTCACGATGAGCAATGTCGGCAGCTACGGCGGCGCATTCGCGACCCCGATCATCAACTATCCGGAGGTGGCCATCCTGGCCGTGGGCCGCGCCAAGGAGCAGGTGCTGACCAAGGACGGGGCCTTCTATGCCGGACTGGTGCTGCCGCTGAGCCTTTCCTGCGACCACCGCATCGTGGATGGCGCCGAGGGCGCCCGCTTCCTGAACACGGTGCTGGGGCTGCTGGAAAATCCCGACAAGCTGCTGGCCTGACGCCGCCCGAAAATCACCGGCGGCTTCGATTCATCAATTCACGGCCATTGGTTAGACTGTGGGCATGAAGAGGTTTTTTGCGGCGGTTCTCATGATGGCGGCCTCGATCACCCCGGCCGCGCTGGCCCGTGGCGACGCTCCGCCGATGCCCGACCTGAACAATCCCTCCGGATGGCCGCTGGTCGGCTACGGCCTGGCCTTCCTGCTGGTGGGCGGCGCCGT from Planctomycetota bacterium encodes the following:
- a CDS encoding histidine phosphatase family protein produces the protein MRIDPRPQIWVIRHAETEWSLNGRHTGRTDIPLTARGDEAARELKPWIDKVAFGTVLSSPRARALRTADLCGLGKQVAIEPLLAEWDYGDFEGWTSLEIAAKNPGWDLWHNGCPGGEQLSDVHDRAEQLLDRCRDMTGNIALFTHGHFARVLIATWLELPVTRGRSFAIRAGSVNVLGWEHINKVIWSMGAVPSGPGVGR
- the pdhA gene encoding pyruvate dehydrogenase (acetyl-transferring) E1 component subunit alpha, which codes for MPIKSAFTTSIDHVSILDAEARFDEKLGAGLIPDADLVKLYEHMCICRQLDEVAFKLQRSGRMGTFPQNMGQEATSMGAAYALEKTDWLVPCYRENAGLIWRGMPMEMILLHWMGDERGNAIPRELHCMPLAIPIGTQMLHATGLAWAAKYRGEKRLACTFFGDGATSEGDFHEAMNFAANLDIPVIFFCQNNFWAISVPGKIQCSAPTIAQRAVAYGMDTIQCDGNDIFAVVHCVRQAAKLAREKGRPFFIEAVTYRLGDHTTADDARRYREQAEVDSWKARDPIIRIRKFLTAKKLWDDAKEAALAERAEREVAAAVERAEGIAAPNRTDFFNHMYATIPPDLALQRDTAQTHGIGQDPSQIEGAVIELPAKSAH
- a CDS encoding enoyl-CoA hydratase/isomerase family protein codes for the protein MGELVKSNFTAGAGIVELTLNRPDARNALSFELVQELEAAVAAVASNAAARVLILRGEGKSFCAGMDLRGVLDDAKKMGLMLHGLARIELALRKLSIPVIAAVQGAAIGGGCGLVVAADFAITHAEAKLGYPEVGLGVCPAVVAPFLISKIGAGRARAMLLAGGLINGTEAVRIGLATHLAPTDQIDATARELATKLAGGGPKAMGATKRSLHELDELLNDTVLSKAAELSASLIAGREAQERLRARFAPAPK
- a CDS encoding enoyl-CoA hydratase/isomerase family protein, yielding MSPDARDPLRLEYSNGGVVGASDNSVAAITLNDPDRHNALGRSMFDALERALADVQRNCGMTLGDLAANPDFSADAPTRVVVLCAKGLSFCSGFDLRTVANDADPAQPVLADFLSRLNRCIETLSQLPAITIAAVQGVALAGGCALVSACDFVIATPNAQFGYPTHAIGLSPAVSGPTLASRVGLGPARRLMLGGQLVDGTRAFEIGLASQLVATTLEKETEALTGALLSKGPHALRATKWWLRQLDPLVQKSHRANSLAASLSGVGGSESIDRVAAIWKKRASDA
- a CDS encoding enoyl-CoA hydratase/isomerase family protein, producing MDQTPLPVEIRPDQIAVLSLIPNPAKPRGGVVVLDRWLIDALDHSLQSLAKQPLRGLVLRSASDRVFVAGADLAEIDALNDADLDGYLRAGSVAFGRINKLPFASAALIHKAALGGGLELAMHCDALVGATPAAGEKSWKVGLPECGLGICPGWGGTMMLAARIDAAKAIPATCAGAPFDAADIPPGLFAAHYAANENGVEAAASWIRAHPRTTPRATPISVADPALRDRASAALQSVANDLPKTAASRAVVDSIEAGIHGGFDAGVAREQKHLIALRHTPEARAKLEAFLKR
- a CDS encoding acyl-CoA dehydrogenase family protein, coding for MTATNLAKDLKNLSEKDRKQIEQAQEMIGPDPTKMGLVKNYFWGNFRESVAFPYPESSAEETARCDQLLAALEQYLKSEHPAIEIDQKQEIPEWVVRKLFELGALGMTIPKNHGGGGFGITSYNRSLELIGRYCGSTAVMVSAHQSIGCKALMLFGNEKQKATFLPRMAKDTLSAFCLSEPNVGCDAGGQETHCEISPCGNFYILNGEKKWATSAALAGFFTVMTKQRIKDPKSGKEKDAVTALICTPDMDGVEIFSRNRSKCGIRGTWQARIRFTNVKVPKENLLHKEGGGLKVALSCLNYGRCTLSAGMLGGAAYSYEQACKWAKYRYQFDRPIGEFDLIQEKIARMGARLYAMDAILYMTTGFLDRHDEDIMLETAMCKVFCSEMGFRIVDDTMQIMGGESYISENGVERIWRDSRINIIVEGANEVMHSFIFAYGSKQLGEWMLSVRSNPFKAIGSAMKIGSEVYLGVRGGLPKIEKLHPRLRRFGYAVMQRIREHGHQVKLAFKEHEEKLVSNQTVQMRLSMCALWIHAMVCSLSKLDRALRHGLEGEALQHDLAMVEHLVAMAELEIDAEIRALHHNTDQTMKRAAAAAMKRSDLLPNGAYSIPERTLDLKARGTGQKFNQTHIPQFGSGSTFKGQKIGS
- a CDS encoding alpha-ketoacid dehydrogenase subunit beta; the encoded protein is MANLTLVQAINLALIQEMERDDRVLILGEDVGPNGGVFRVTEGLHKRFGSKRVVDTPLAESGIIGTSIGLAIAGLRPIPEIQFEGFLGPAYDQICSHAARMRTRTRGAMTIPLTVRVPVGGGIHAPELHSDSPESIYIHQPGLKVVMPSSPYDAKGLLISAIRDPDPVMFFEPKRIYRAFREEVPEDEYTLPLGKARVVCEGDAMTVVSWGSSVVQCMQAIERSGRSIELIDLRTLYPFDMDAVEASVKKTGRCVIVHEAPKTCGFGAEIAARIMERCFLYLESPVQRVAGFDTIMPYYKLELDYMPDADRIARAIEETAAY
- a CDS encoding M48 family metallopeptidase, with translation MNFFEQQDRARRRTVWLVLLFLLAILCVAISFYGLALMAVAAKHPDPKATGAAVWWKPELFLQVFGGTCLIIFLGAGSQRIRLGGTGKSVAEALGGQPLQGSTVDPDEQKLRDVVSEMAIASGMPVPPIYLLEEEGINAFAAGNNPQTAILGFTRGAVARLNRDELQGVAGHEFSHVAHRDTLINMRLSCAVAGVMLIALIGRVMLQVAGRVATSPVVSRGKNDKGGAAAGFLAIGLALLVVGGIGAFFGRILQAAVSRQREFLADASAVQYSRNPAGIAAALRKIGSLPFAPIKATSASGLNHFFFSKSIHSWLSSHPPLAERIRRIEQTGFVDEISGARSQPSPIASAAQTATAQSASLVGGSAVTIARIHDAVAASAIPKESLDRARTLMGQIPAGLRDAAREPLDVQAVLLLLVTGSAARSKIRSLVQKQLGDPMAECWDRIAPLMANLPDEIRLVVLDLCVPTLTHLSKQQYLAFRAALTEAIRSDGQIDLFEWMLQAVLTRRIETRFGALPSRPGRYSLANCSKEIRIALGTLANAGGAAQAPQAFARGIAECDLEGMSFPNASECTLDALHLSLERLDEVAPHDREMLARALISTATSDGTFTTQELLLLRAFSARLDVPLPMLSP